The genomic interval CCTTGATTGAAGAACTGTTTGAACGTCCTGAATTTTCCGATTACTGGGCCATGAAGTGGTGCGATCTGCTCCGCGTAAAGGCTGAGTTTCCCAGCAAGCTCTGGCCGAATGCGGTGCAGGCCTACCATCGCTTCGTCCGGACCGCACTCAGGAATAATATGCCCTATGATGAATTCGCACGGCTGATGCTCACCTCCAGCGGAAGCAATTTCCGCGTGGCACCGGTCAATTTCTACCGAGCCATGCCGCAGCGCGACCCCGAACAGATTGCCGGTATTGTTGCGTTGACTTTTATGGGCATGCGAACCGATGCCTGGGAAGAAGAAAAGCTTAGGGGCATGGCCGCTTTTTTCGGGAAAATTGGATACAAAGGTACCGCGGAATGGAAAGAGGAGATTGTTTTCTATGACCCCTCCAAAACCTACTGCTATCCCGATTCCGAAAAACCGGTGCCCTGTGTGCTGCCCAATGGTACCGTGGTTGAAGTCGGTGACAATGAAGATCCGCGCATGGTATTCACGGACTGGCTGATCGGCAGCCGGGTGTTTGCCGATAATATGGTCAACCGCATCTGGTATTGGCTGCTGGGACGCGGTATTATTCATGAACCTGATGATATTCGGCCCGATAATCCTCCGCAGAATCCGGAGCTATTGGCGTTTCTCAGTCAGGAGTTGGTCGACAGCGGCTACGATCTGCGTCACATCTACCGGATTATTCTCAACTCTGCAACCTATCAGCGCTCATCACTCCACAACGATTCAAACCGCGACGATCTGGAACATTTTTCGCATTACTATATCCGCCGTCTCGATGCGGAAGTGCTGATTGATGCCATTTGTCAGATCACAAAAACGACCGAGTCCTATTCATCGGATATTCCCGAACCCTTTACCTTTATTCCGGAAAATCAGCGCGCCATTCGGATTTCCGATGGAAGCATCACCAGCCCGTTTCTGGATCTGTATGGTCGCCCGTCCCGGGATACCGGCTTTGTATCGGAACGGAACAATACCCCTTCCGCCGCGCAGAAACTGCACCTGCTGAACTCCTCGCATATACAGAATAAAATTCACAGGAATAAAGCGCTGCTCGGCATGCAGTACAAAAAGGTTAAGGGGAAAAAGAAACCGCAGGTTCAATGGAAAAAACCGGAGGAAGCCGTTGAGCAGATGTATCTGACCATTCTTTCCCGTTATCCCACGGCGAAGGAAACGAATGCGGCGATTGCCTATATACGGGAAAGTGGGCTCAACCGCTATGACGCTTCGGTGGATCTGGTCTGGGCACTGCTCAACAGTAAGGAATTTATTTTCAGGCACTGAGTCTGAAGGAGGCCGGGAATGACCATGAAAAACGGAATGCAGAGTTCACGTCGTGAAGCCATGGCGCTTGCGGCCGGAGGCCTGGGCGGGCTGATGCTCGGGGCTCCACTGCAGGCTTCAGCAATGAAGGAAGGAAAAGCGAAAGCTGTCATTCAGATCTGGATGTGGGGAGGTCCTTCGCATCTGGATACATTCGATCCGAAACCGGAGGCCGGGGCCGATTACTGCGGGCCTTACACGGCTCCCATCGAAACCAATGTCAGCGGAATCCGCATCTGTCAGGCGCTGCCGGAATTGGCGAAACACGCGGATAAATATGCCATTATCCGAAGCATGACGCATGGGATTAATGCCCATGAAACCGCATCCTACGTCACGCAGACCGGGCGTCCGGTCGGCGGCGATACCTTTCCCTGTGCCGGTGCTGTGGTTTCGCGCTTCAAAGGGGTCGATGCCGGGTATAAAGGGCTGATGCCGCCTTACATCGTTCTGACCAAACCTCAGGGCCGTTTCTCGGAGTCGGGCTTTATGGGGCTGCGCTATAAACCGTTTGCCACCGGCGGCCGGCCGAGCCAGACGCCTTTTACCGTTGAAGGCATTATTCAGAAGGGCATCACTCAGGCGCGTCAGGAAAGCCGTCGCGACCTCCTTGCCGCGCTCGATACCTTCGGCCGGAGGACTGCAGATAATCCACAGATCAGACACATGAATCTGTGCACCGATCAGGCCTACGAACTGATTCTCGGTGACGCCGGGAAAGTGTTCGATGTCAAAGATGAAGATCCGAAGCTGCGTGAACGGTACGGCCGCAGCGACTTCGGAGCATCCTGTCTGATTGCCCGGCGATTGGTGGAGCAGGGCGTGAAATACGTCACCATTAATTATAATTATTCGCCCAACTGGGATTCGCATAAAAAACATTTCGAGGTGATGCGTACACGCCTGCCGGAATTTGATCGCGGCATGGCCACGCTACTGGATGACCTTCATCAGCGTGGTCTGCTCGATTCCACCATTGTGTGGGCCGGTGGAGAATTCGGTCGCGGTCCGAAAATTCAGTGGGAAGCCCCCTGGAACGGCGGCCGCAGTCATTATGGAAAATGTTTCAGTCACGTGGTTGCCGGAGGAGGATTTCAGGGGGGGCAGGTCGTTGGCGCTTCTGATGAGACAGGTTCAGAGGTAGCAGACCGGCCGGTCTATCCGTGGGATCTGATCGGTAGCATCTATGAACAGCTGGGCATTGATCCGAATGCAAAACTGCCGCATCCGCAGGGGATCGATGTCCGCGTGTGTGCTACTGAGGCCGACGGCATCACCATCGGCGGGCGGCTTCGGGAAATTATGTCATGAAAAACGGATGGAAATGCTGGATTCCGGCCCTCGTACTGTGTGTAGCGCGTGCGGCACAGGCATCGAATGAACCGCACATTGGTTTTGCGTATCCGGCCGGCGCGCAGCAGGGCACTTCCTTTGAAATGCTGATCGGCGGGCAGTATTTCAAAGGAGCAACCAATGTATTTGTCAGTGGCGAAGGGGTGTCCGTTGAGATTCTGCAGTTTTCGGTCCGCTATGAGCCGCGACGGATCAATAATCTTTTCAATAACTATGAAAATACCAGAGCCTCCCTGGAAGAGGCGAAAGAAAAGGGCGATGCAGAACAGATCAAAAAGCTGCAGCAGCGCTTTGATCGTGCAGAGGAACAACTTCGGGTGGCCGATGCACCGCCCGGTATAGATCGATTCGACCGCAAGGCGATGCGGAAATATTACAGCTTCGATAAAAAGGAGCAGTTTAATCCCCAGCTTCAGGATCGTCTTCGGGTGCGGGTGAGCGTTGCGGAAAATGCGCCTCCCGGCGAGCGGGAGCTGCGCGTCTATACGCCGGCAGGGCTTTCCAATCCGTTCTGTTTTCAGGTCGGTACGCTGCAGGAGGAATGTGAAATTGAACCCAACGACGACCACATGAAACCGGATCTTCAGACAATTCCCGTTCCGGCCGTGATTAATGGTCAGGTGCGGCCCGGCGATATGGACCATTTCCGGTTTCGAGCGCGAAAAGGGGACTCCATTGTGGTCGATGTAAATGCCCGAAGGATTATTCCCTATCTGGCCGATGCGGTACCCGGCTGGTTTCAGGCGGTGGTTACGCTGTATGACGAGGACGGCAACGAAGTGGCTTATCAGGACGACTATAAATTCAATCCGGATCCGGTGCTGTTTTTTGATGTTCCGAAGACGGGCGCCTACACACTTTCAATCCGGGATGCCATCTATCGCGGCCGCGAGGATTTTATCTATCGCATCGCCATCGGCGAACTGCCGTTTATCACCTCGATTTTTCCGCTGGGGGCCCGGAAAGGAGAGCGGGTGGATATTGCGCTCACCGGGCGTAATCTTCCGAAATCGCGGCTGACCGGAAAGCTGCCGGACGACGGCAGCGAACTGCGGCATATTTCTGTCCGGAAAGAGGGCTACCGCTCGAATCAGATGCCCTTTGCCATCGGGGAGCTGCCCGAAATTTTTGAAGCAGAGCCGAACAGTGCGCCGGCCGAAGCGGAACCCGTGGAACGGCCGGTGCTGATCAATGGTCGTATCCAGCAGCAGGGCGACCGCGACCTCTACAGTTTTCAGGGTGAAGCGGGCGATTCGGTATCCGTTGAAGTCATTGCCCGGCGGTTGAATTCACCGC from Verrucomicrobia bacterium S94 carries:
- a CDS encoding DUF1553 domain-containing protein — protein: MGGFNKLQGILAVATVLLAGSMKAHAILQPASVRIDRLVNDKLTECNIRHSEICTDEVFLRRVYIDMIGTLPTVEEAERFLSSNALSKREALIEELFERPEFSDYWAMKWCDLLRVKAEFPSKLWPNAVQAYHRFVRTALRNNMPYDEFARLMLTSSGSNFRVAPVNFYRAMPQRDPEQIAGIVALTFMGMRTDAWEEEKLRGMAAFFGKIGYKGTAEWKEEIVFYDPSKTYCYPDSEKPVPCVLPNGTVVEVGDNEDPRMVFTDWLIGSRVFADNMVNRIWYWLLGRGIIHEPDDIRPDNPPQNPELLAFLSQELVDSGYDLRHIYRIILNSATYQRSSLHNDSNRDDLEHFSHYYIRRLDAEVLIDAICQITKTTESYSSDIPEPFTFIPENQRAIRISDGSITSPFLDLYGRPSRDTGFVSERNNTPSAAQKLHLLNSSHIQNKIHRNKALLGMQYKKVKGKKKPQVQWKKPEEAVEQMYLTILSRYPTAKETNAAIAYIRESGLNRYDASVDLVWALLNSKEFIFRH
- a CDS encoding DUF1501 domain-containing protein, which gives rise to MTMKNGMQSSRREAMALAAGGLGGLMLGAPLQASAMKEGKAKAVIQIWMWGGPSHLDTFDPKPEAGADYCGPYTAPIETNVSGIRICQALPELAKHADKYAIIRSMTHGINAHETASYVTQTGRPVGGDTFPCAGAVVSRFKGVDAGYKGLMPPYIVLTKPQGRFSESGFMGLRYKPFATGGRPSQTPFTVEGIIQKGITQARQESRRDLLAALDTFGRRTADNPQIRHMNLCTDQAYELILGDAGKVFDVKDEDPKLRERYGRSDFGASCLIARRLVEQGVKYVTINYNYSPNWDSHKKHFEVMRTRLPEFDRGMATLLDDLHQRGLLDSTIVWAGGEFGRGPKIQWEAPWNGGRSHYGKCFSHVVAGGGFQGGQVVGASDETGSEVADRPVYPWDLIGSIYEQLGIDPNAKLPHPQGIDVRVCATEADGITIGGRLREIMS